Proteins encoded together in one Mycobacterium simiae window:
- a CDS encoding glycosyltransferase family 2 protein, whose protein sequence is MADELVTVVLPCLNEEESLPAVLAAIPAGYRALVVDNNSTDDTARVAAEFGADVVAEPRPGYGSAVHAGVVAASTPIVAVIDADGSMDPGDLPRLVAALEQGAELAVGRRRPVAGLHWPWVARVGTVVMSWRLRTRHRLPVHDIAPMRVARRDALLRLGVADRRSGYPLELLVRAAAAGWRVVELDVSYGPRTGGKSKVSGSLRGSITAILDFWKVIS, encoded by the coding sequence ATGGCTGACGAACTGGTCACGGTGGTGCTGCCGTGCCTGAACGAGGAGGAGTCGCTGCCGGCGGTGCTGGCGGCCATCCCGGCCGGGTATCGGGCGCTGGTCGTCGACAACAACAGCACCGATGACACCGCGCGAGTCGCCGCCGAGTTCGGCGCCGACGTGGTCGCCGAACCGCGCCCCGGGTACGGATCAGCGGTGCATGCCGGCGTGGTCGCCGCGTCGACGCCGATCGTGGCGGTCATCGACGCCGACGGCTCGATGGATCCGGGCGATCTGCCGCGGCTGGTCGCGGCGCTCGAGCAGGGCGCGGAGCTGGCCGTCGGCCGGCGTCGACCCGTCGCCGGTCTGCACTGGCCGTGGGTCGCCCGGGTGGGCACCGTGGTGATGAGTTGGCGACTGCGCACCCGCCATCGCCTGCCGGTCCACGACATTGCACCGATGCGGGTGGCCCGTCGGGACGCCCTGCTGCGGCTGGGGGTGGCCGACCGGCGGTCGGGCTATCCGCTCGAACTGCTGGTGCGCGCCGCGGCCGCCGGCTGGCGCGTGGTCGAACTCGACGTCAGCTACGGCCCCCGCACCGGCGGCAAGTCCAAGGTCAGCGGTTCGCTGCGGGGCAGCATCACCGCCATTCTGGATTTTTGGAAGGTGATTTCGTGA